The genomic interval GAGCAGGATATGAGCCGACGTACACCATTTGAAAGTATAGAAATGAGCATCAATTATTTGAAAACAAAATTGCCTTATCTTGTGTAAAAAAACAAGCTCTATTATAGGGTTTCGTGTATGGTGACCCCTTACCAATAAATGGTGAGGGGTCTTTATAGTAATATCTTAAGAAATGAATTTAATTCACAAGAAATAAATAGCGCTTACAAAAAACTGTTTACAAACTTTGGAATATTCAGTAAAATCATTGTAGTTGTATACAAGTAGACAAATGGAGATTTTTTTCCTGATGATCATCAATAAATGTATGTTACAACCTGATTGGAGAGTTGAGTTATGATGCAGTATCCATCCTCATGGCTGCAGGGGCATTCACTAGGTGAAAAAATTGCATGTGAATTACGCTTGCAAATTGTAAAAGGAAGTATTAAACCTAACACAGTCTTATCAGAAAATCAGATTGCAGCTGAATTTGGTACGAGTAGATCTCCGGTGAGGGAAGCTTTAAAAGCGCTTTCGAATGAAGGCTTACTTCGCTTAGAACGTATGGGAGCAGTGGTGTTGGGGCTAACTGCAAAGGATATAGAGGAAATATATGATGTTCGCTTTTTAATTGAAACATTTATTTTAGAGCGGCTTTCAATGGGCCATCATGAACAATTAGTCGATACACTTCATAAAACGATTGATAAGATGGAAATGGCAGCGAAACATGCCGATTTTATTGAGTTTGCCTATCAAGACCTATATTTCCACGAAATTATGATACAAGAGGCTAATCACATTAGAATTTTGCATTTATGGAATAATATTCGTCACATTGTGCTTGCAGCATTGTTAGTGGCAACAGAAAGACGATTTAAAGGAGAAATACATGAAATAAATACTTTGATGGATAATCATCGCTTGATCGTAAAAGCTTTCCTTTCAAAAGATCGTAACTATATAAGACAAGTTATTCAAGAGCATTTCGAGGATACACGAAAATCAGTGAATAATGCGCTGTTACCTGATCATGAATAAACAGAAATGTGCTAGTGAAAGGGGTGAATGCCCACAAGGAATAGCTGATATGTGTGATAAGAATGAAATGTGCTGCCCTATTAAAAGTATTTCATTGCTGTTTTGGTTATCTTGTCGACAAGTATACTAGATTGAGAGTTTGCTATTTTCAAGGAGGTAAAAGGAATGTCTACAATGAAAGCAGGATTGTACATCTCTGAAAAAAATGTCATCGTGGGGAGCTTGGAAAAACCAACTTTAAATCAGGGAGAAGCACTTATAAAGGTATCCGCCGCGGGTATTTGCGGCACGGACATGATGATTTATTTTGGCAAGCATCCTAGAGCAAAAGCTCCACTTGCAATGGGGCATGAATTCAGTGGAGTGATTGAAGAGATAAACGGTGAGTCTACTTTTAAACTAGGTGATAGAATCGTTGTTGAACCAACAATAAGCTGTGGCAAGTGTGATGCTTGTTTATCAGGTAATTCACATGTTTGTAAAACGCTTGGATTGATCGGAATTGATTTTCATGGCGGATTTGCTGAATATGTAACTGTTCCATTACATCGTCTACATAAAATACCTGAAACATTATCTGATGATCATGCTGCTTTAGCAGAACCTGTCGCAGTAGGGATACATACAGTTCGACGTTCGAATATGAAAGTAGGAGATACTGTTGTTGTACTAGGAGCAG from Metabacillus sediminilitoris carries:
- a CDS encoding GntR family transcriptional regulator; the encoded protein is MQYPSSWLQGHSLGEKIACELRLQIVKGSIKPNTVLSENQIAAEFGTSRSPVREALKALSNEGLLRLERMGAVVLGLTAKDIEEIYDVRFLIETFILERLSMGHHEQLVDTLHKTIDKMEMAAKHADFIEFAYQDLYFHEIMIQEANHIRILHLWNNIRHIVLAALLVATERRFKGEIHEINTLMDNHRLIVKAFLSKDRNYIRQVIQEHFEDTRKSVNNALLPDHE
- a CDS encoding zinc-dependent alcohol dehydrogenase, whose product is MSTMKAGLYISEKNVIVGSLEKPTLNQGEALIKVSAAGICGTDMMIYFGKHPRAKAPLAMGHEFSGVIEEINGESTFKLGDRIVVEPTISCGKCDACLSGNSHVCKTLGLIGIDFHGGFAEYVTVPLHRLHKIPETLSDDHAALAEPVAVGIHTVRRSNMKVGDTVVVLGAGPIGLLIALTAKIAGADKIYISDISPYRLGKAEELGFIALNGNEVDVVKEVMEATNGVGADVVFEVAGNNLTANQMIHACRTQGQIVVVSVYKQPPTIDLAAMHFRELSLTTTRCYSHSDFATAVSMMASGKIDVTPFISHQLSLDEIEKGFQLMMNPDESLKILILPNK